A stretch of the Lolium perenne isolate Kyuss_39 chromosome 3, Kyuss_2.0, whole genome shotgun sequence genome encodes the following:
- the LOC127327070 gene encoding peroxidase 72-like — translation MAMFAVALVASLLFSVSSAFPWGGQLDPHFYDHSCPQAQQIVASIVGKAHYREPRMAASLLRLHFHDCFVKGCDASILLDSSASVTSEKRSIPNKDSARGFEVVDEIKAALEAACPRTVSCADVLALAARDSTVVTGGPGWIVPLGRRDSLGASIQGSNNDIPAPNNTLPTIITKFKLQRLDIVDLVALLGSHTIGNARCTSFRQRLYNQTGNGLPDFTLDPAAAAILRPGCPRSGGDQNLFFLDHVTPFKFDNQYYKNLLLRQGLLSSDEVLLTGSPATAGLVKLYASNQAIFFQHFARSMVKMGNVSPLTGGKGEIRSNCRRVNRN, via the exons ATGGCGATGTTTGCCGTCGCCTTGGTCGCCTCCCTCCTCTTCTCCGTCTCCTCTGCGTTTCCTTGGGGCGGTCAGCTGGACCCCCACTTCTACGACCACTCGTGCCCGCAGGCGCAGCAGATCGTGGCGTCCATCGTCGGCAAGGCGCACTACCGTGAACCGCGCATGGCTGCCTCCCTCCTCCGCCTCCACTTCCACGACTGCTTCGTCAAG GGCTGCGACGCGTCGATCCTGCTGGACAGCAGCGCGTCCGTAACGAGCGAGAAGCGGTCGATCCCGAACAAGGACTCGGCGAGagggttcgaggtggtggacgagATTAAGGCCGCGCTGGAGGCCGCCTGCCCGCGCACCGTCTCCTGCGCCGACGTCCTCGCCCTCGCCGCCCGCGACTCCACCGTCGTG ACCGGAGGACCAGGGTGGATCGTGCCGCTGGGCAGGAGGGACTCTCTGGGCGCCAGCATCCAGGGCTCCAACAACGACATCCCTGCCCCCAACAACaccctccccaccatcatcaccaaGTTCAAGCTCCAACGCCTTGACATCGTCGACCTCGTCGCCCTCCTCG GTAGCCACACCATCGGCAACGCACGGTGCACGAGCTTCCGGCAGCGGCTGTACAACCAGACGGGCAACGGCCTCCCGGACTTCACCCTggacccggcggcggcggcgatactGCGCCCGGGGTGCCCGCGCTCCGGCGGCGACCAGAACCTCTTCTTCCTGGACCACGTTACGCCCTTCAAGTTCGACAACCAGTACTACAAGAACCTGCTGCTGCGCCAGGGCCTGCTCAGCTCTGACGAGGTGCTGCTCACCGGCAGCCCCGCCACGGCCGGGCTCGTCAAGCTCTACGCCTCCAACCAGGCCATCTTCTTCCAGCACTTCGCGCGGTCCATGGTCAAGATGGGCAACGTCTCGCCGCTCACCGGCGGAAAGGGCGAGATCAGGAGCAACTGCAGGAGGGTCAACCGCAACTGA
- the LOC127327071 gene encoding peroxidase 72-like, giving the protein MAMFAVALVASLLFSVSSAFPWGGQLDPHFYDHSCPQAQQIVASIVGKAHYREPRMAASLLRLHFHDCFVKGCDASILLDSSASVTSEKRSIPNKDSARGFEVVDEIKAALEAACPRTVSCADVLALAARDSTVVTGGPGWIVPLGRRDSLGASIQGSNNDIPAPNNTLPTIITKFKLQGLDIVDLVALLGSHTIGNARCTSFRQRLYNQTGNGLPDFTLDPAAAAILRPGCPRSGGDQNLFFLDHVTPFKFDNQYYKNLLLRQGLLSYDEVLLTGSPATAGLVKLYASNQAIFFQHFARSMVKMGNVSPLTGGKGEIRSNCRRVNRN; this is encoded by the exons ATGGCGATGTTTGCCGTCGCCTTGGTCGCCTCCCTCCTCTTCTCCGTCTCCTCTGCGTTTCCTTGGGGCGGTCAGCTGGACCCCCACTTCTACGACCACTCGTGCCCGCAGGCGCAGCAGATCGTGGCGTCCATCGTCGGCAAGGCGCACTACCGTGAACCGCGCATGGCTGCCTCCCTCCTCCGCCTCCACTTCCACGACTGCTTCGTCAAG GGCTGCGACGCGTCGATCCTGCTGGACAGCAGCGCGTCCGTAACGAGCGAGAAGCGGTCGATCCCGAACAAGGACTCGGCGAGagggttcgaggtggtggacgagATTAAGGCCGCGCTGGAGGCCGCCTGCCCGCGCACCGTCTCCTGCGCCGACGTCCTCGCCCTCGCCGCCCGCGACTCCACCGTCGTG ACCGGAGGACCAGGGTGGATCGTGCCGCTGGGCAGGAGGGACTCTCTGGGCGCCAGCATCCAGGGCTCCAACAACGACATCCCTGCCCCCAACAACaccctccccaccatcatcaccaaGTTCAAGCTCCAAGGCCTTGACATCGTCGACCTCGTCGCCCTCCTCG GTAGCCACACCATCGGCAACGCACGGTGCACGAGCTTCCGGCAGCGGCTGTACAACCAGACGGGCAACGGCCTCCCGGACTTCACCCTggacccggcggcggcggcgatactGCGCCCGGGGTGCCCGCGCTCCGGCGGCGACCAGAACCTCTTCTTCCTGGACCACGTTACGCCCTTCAAGTTCGACAACCAGTACTACAAGAACCTGCTGCTGCGCCAGGGCCTGCTCAGCTACGACGAGGTGCTGCTCACCGGCAGCCCCGCCACGGCCGGGCTCGTCAAGCTCTACGCCTCCAACCAGGCCATCTTCTTCCAGCACTTCGCGCGGTCCATGGTCAAGATGGGCAACGTCTCGCCGCTCACCGGCGGAAAGGGCGAGATCAGGAGCAACTGCAGGAGGGTCAACCGCAACTGA